The Hyphomicrobium sp. MC1 genome window below encodes:
- a CDS encoding 4-(cytidine 5'-diphospho)-2-C-methyl-D-erythritol kinase, which translates to MSKLEFAPAKINLTLEVLGRRSDGYHELRSLVAFAADVGDRLTREAGPTSKTEITGPFAAGLGDANLVDEAVAAISRLVPNFVAGRLTLEKNLPVASGIGGGSADAAAALRLLSASRSDLVSRDLTDIARTLGADVPVCLKSQSAVMTGTGENIADIVLPAELYAVLANPLVEVPAKKTAEVFRLLNAGPLPADLAPENPPMFSSIGDVIRYAALRGNSLEAPARRLFPEIINVLSELAKLPRSRVAQLSGAGPTCFALFESESAAQTGARMLKTRQPNWWVAASRLT; encoded by the coding sequence ATGTCGAAATTGGAATTCGCACCAGCCAAGATCAATCTAACGCTTGAAGTCTTAGGGCGCCGTTCTGATGGCTATCATGAGCTGCGCAGCCTCGTCGCCTTTGCGGCCGACGTCGGCGATCGCCTGACGCGCGAAGCTGGCCCCACGTCTAAAACCGAAATTACCGGACCGTTCGCGGCTGGCCTCGGCGATGCCAATCTTGTCGATGAGGCCGTCGCAGCGATCTCGCGCTTGGTGCCGAATTTCGTCGCCGGTCGTCTGACATTGGAGAAAAATCTCCCTGTCGCGAGCGGCATTGGCGGCGGATCGGCAGACGCGGCCGCGGCGCTGCGCCTTCTCAGTGCCAGCCGTTCCGACTTGGTGTCGCGTGATCTTACTGACATCGCGCGCACACTTGGCGCAGACGTTCCGGTCTGTCTGAAAAGCCAAAGCGCCGTGATGACGGGAACCGGCGAAAACATCGCCGATATCGTCCTGCCGGCCGAGCTTTACGCAGTGCTCGCCAATCCTCTCGTTGAGGTGCCCGCCAAGAAGACGGCCGAAGTTTTCCGCCTTCTCAATGCCGGGCCATTGCCCGCAGATCTGGCGCCGGAAAATCCGCCGATGTTCTCAAGCATCGGCGACGTGATCCGTTACGCGGCTTTGCGCGGCAACTCACTCGAAGCGCCTGCGCGCCGGCTTTTTCCCGAAATCATCAACGTGCTGTCGGAACTCGCGAAGCTGCCGCGGTCGCGGGTCGCGCAATTGTCCGGCGCCGGCCCGACATGTTTCGCTTTGTTCGAATCCGAATCCGCGGCGCAGACCGGCGCGCGTATGCTCAAGACGCGCCAGCCAAACTGGTGGGTCGCAGCCTCAAGGTTGACTTGA
- a CDS encoding tetratricopeptide repeat protein yields the protein MRGLLGRGLSVCLVAVALTVAGFFSEAPARSQDQEPGQDEVSNSILGNYLAGRFARAAQDTEEAAEFYGRALERDPDNEVLLEQAFQMETMSGDWPKAIPLAEQLSASQGSHRMSQFLLGVTAFKAGDYKKAEERFAAASENPIGELTSAIAIGWTRLAAGDTDGALKALDLPKQPDWAQFYLRYHRALIADIAGRKAIARASYEKVFRQDSRTLRTSLAYAQSAAHYGDFKTARMVISKQLAKSQGDPHPLAKEMLDIIKQKKKPPFLIANATDGLSEVFYGLGEALAGEGGVSLGTIYLQLALDAKPDHIFALAALANAQEAVKRYDEALQTYDKIPKGTPLQSAIDIRRAFDLNSLDKTDEAKAILVKLSEENPKDVRPLEALGNIMRARKDYAGAVTYFTKALKVINKSDPRNWGYFYARGTSYERLKNWPAAEADLKRALTLAPDQPLVLNYLGYSWVDQGKNLKEGTRLIEKAVQLKPDDGYIVDSLGWAHYKQGNFKEAVRYLERAVEIKPEDPTLNDHLGDAFWKVGREREARFQWAQALSLDPEPEDVDKIKTKLERGLDSKGEANASGKTRQVQTETLRRRSENKTGTSGRAVE from the coding sequence ATGCGGGGACTCCTCGGGCGTGGGCTGAGTGTATGCCTAGTAGCGGTCGCTCTGACGGTTGCCGGGTTTTTCAGCGAGGCTCCGGCCCGCTCGCAAGATCAGGAACCTGGTCAGGACGAAGTTTCAAATTCCATTCTCGGCAACTACCTCGCGGGTCGTTTCGCTCGCGCCGCGCAGGACACCGAAGAAGCCGCTGAATTCTACGGCCGCGCGCTTGAGCGCGATCCGGACAACGAGGTTCTGCTCGAGCAGGCCTTCCAGATGGAAACGATGTCCGGCGATTGGCCGAAAGCCATCCCGCTTGCGGAGCAGCTCTCTGCTTCGCAGGGATCGCATCGCATGTCGCAGTTCCTTCTTGGCGTCACGGCGTTCAAGGCCGGCGACTACAAGAAAGCCGAGGAGCGTTTCGCGGCAGCATCCGAAAATCCGATTGGCGAACTCACCAGCGCGATTGCCATCGGCTGGACGCGTCTCGCCGCCGGAGATACGGACGGCGCGTTGAAGGCGCTCGATCTTCCCAAGCAGCCGGACTGGGCGCAGTTCTATCTGCGCTATCACCGCGCGCTGATCGCCGACATCGCCGGCCGCAAGGCGATCGCGCGCGCGTCGTATGAAAAGGTTTTCCGTCAGGACAGCCGCACGCTCAGAACGTCGCTCGCCTACGCTCAGTCAGCTGCTCATTACGGCGACTTCAAAACCGCGCGCATGGTCATCAGTAAGCAGCTCGCCAAGAGCCAGGGCGATCCACATCCCCTCGCCAAGGAGATGCTGGATATTATCAAGCAGAAAAAGAAACCGCCGTTTCTCATCGCCAATGCGACCGACGGCCTATCGGAAGTCTTTTATGGGTTGGGTGAAGCGCTCGCCGGTGAAGGCGGTGTAAGCCTGGGCACGATCTATCTCCAGCTCGCGCTCGACGCTAAGCCCGATCACATTTTCGCACTCGCTGCGCTCGCCAACGCGCAGGAAGCTGTGAAGCGCTACGACGAGGCGCTGCAAACGTACGACAAGATCCCCAAGGGCACGCCGCTGCAGAGCGCGATCGACATTCGCCGTGCGTTCGATCTGAACTCGCTCGACAAGACGGACGAGGCCAAGGCGATTTTGGTCAAGCTGTCTGAGGAAAATCCGAAAGACGTTCGGCCGTTGGAAGCGCTCGGCAATATCATGCGTGCGCGCAAGGATTATGCCGGCGCCGTCACGTATTTCACCAAGGCGCTCAAGGTCATCAACAAATCCGACCCGCGCAACTGGGGCTACTTCTATGCCCGCGGCACGTCCTATGAGCGGCTGAAGAACTGGCCCGCCGCCGAAGCGGATCTGAAGCGTGCTTTGACGCTCGCTCCCGACCAGCCTCTCGTTCTGAACTATCTCGGGTATTCCTGGGTCGATCAGGGTAAAAACCTGAAAGAGGGCACGCGCCTGATCGAGAAGGCCGTGCAACTCAAGCCGGACGATGGCTACATCGTCGATAGTCTTGGCTGGGCGCACTACAAGCAAGGCAACTTCAAGGAAGCCGTCCGCTATCTGGAGCGCGCCGTTGAGATCAAGCCGGAAGATCCGACCCTGAACGATCATCTGGGCGATGCCTTCTGGAAGGTCGGCCGCGAGCGCGAAGCGCGCTTCCAGTGGGCACAGGCTTTGTCGCTCGACCCGGAGCCGGAGGACGTCGACAAGATCAAGACCAAGCTTGAACGTGGTCTGGATTCAAAGGGCGAAGCCAACGCGTCCGGCAAGACGCGTCAGGTTCAAACCGAGACATTACGCCGACGCAGCGAAAACAAGACAGGAACTTCCGGCCGAGCAGTTGAGTAG
- a CDS encoding electron transfer flavoprotein-ubiquinone oxidoreductase encodes MAVDAADLPAREAMDFDVVIVGAGPAGLAAAIRLKQKAAETGSDISVVVVEKGSEVGAHILSGAVIDPIGLNRLIPDWKERGAPVETPVTEDVFLVLGPAGKLRLPNWPMPPLMHNHGNYIVSLGALCKWLGDQAAELGVEIYPGFAASEVLYDEKGAVVGVATGDMGVGRDGEPKDSFVRGMELRGKYTLIAEGARGSLAKGLIRHFDLANDHEPQKYGIGLKELWQVAPEKHRPGYVQHSFGWPLDNKTGGGSFLYHYGENLVAVGFVVHLNYANPYLSPYEEFQRFKTHPAIRDTFEGGKRIGYGARAITEGGWQSLPDLVFPGGALLGCAAGMVNLPRIKGSHNAILSGIAAADAVTDAIAAGRAHDRLDAYETEVRTGDIARDLKRVRNMKPFWSRFGTVLGVLLGGTDLWLNTIISGVGLGFTLKHGKNDALATSKAKNFKPIAYPKPDGKLTFDRLTNVSFSATNHEEDQPVHLKLLDPTVPITVNLPEYAEPAQRYCPAAVYEVVQGDGGEPRFQINAQNCVHCKTCDIKDPSQNINWTCPEGGGGPNYAGM; translated from the coding sequence ATGGCCGTTGACGCCGCCGACCTGCCGGCCCGCGAGGCAATGGACTTCGACGTAGTGATCGTGGGCGCTGGCCCTGCCGGGCTGGCCGCAGCGATCCGCTTGAAGCAGAAAGCAGCCGAAACAGGGTCCGATATCTCCGTCGTGGTGGTCGAGAAGGGCTCCGAGGTCGGCGCCCATATTCTGTCCGGCGCGGTCATCGATCCGATTGGTCTCAATCGTCTCATCCCCGATTGGAAAGAGCGCGGCGCGCCTGTCGAAACGCCCGTTACAGAAGACGTGTTCTTGGTCCTTGGCCCCGCGGGCAAATTGCGCCTGCCGAACTGGCCGATGCCGCCGCTGATGCACAACCACGGCAATTACATCGTCAGCCTCGGCGCACTGTGCAAATGGCTTGGCGATCAGGCGGCGGAACTGGGCGTCGAGATCTATCCGGGCTTTGCTGCAAGCGAAGTGCTCTACGATGAGAAGGGCGCCGTCGTCGGCGTCGCGACGGGCGATATGGGCGTCGGCCGCGATGGTGAGCCGAAGGACAGTTTCGTGCGCGGCATGGAACTGCGCGGCAAGTACACGCTGATCGCGGAAGGTGCTCGCGGATCGCTGGCCAAAGGCCTCATCCGCCATTTTGACCTTGCCAACGACCACGAGCCGCAGAAGTACGGCATCGGCCTCAAGGAACTTTGGCAGGTCGCGCCGGAGAAACATCGGCCGGGCTACGTGCAGCACTCTTTCGGCTGGCCGCTCGACAACAAAACCGGCGGCGGCTCCTTTCTTTATCACTACGGCGAGAATCTCGTTGCGGTCGGCTTCGTCGTTCACTTGAACTACGCCAACCCGTACCTCTCGCCATACGAAGAGTTTCAGCGCTTCAAGACCCATCCCGCCATTCGCGACACGTTCGAAGGTGGCAAGCGGATCGGCTACGGCGCGCGCGCGATCACGGAAGGCGGCTGGCAGTCGCTCCCCGATCTCGTCTTTCCCGGCGGCGCGCTTCTGGGTTGCGCAGCTGGAATGGTCAACTTGCCGCGTATCAAAGGCAGCCATAACGCCATCCTGTCCGGCATCGCTGCGGCAGACGCCGTCACGGACGCGATCGCGGCAGGTCGTGCGCACGACAGGCTCGATGCCTACGAGACGGAAGTCCGCACCGGCGACATCGCGCGCGATCTGAAGCGCGTGCGCAATATGAAGCCGTTCTGGTCCCGCTTCGGAACGGTACTCGGCGTGCTGCTGGGCGGCACAGATCTTTGGCTCAACACCATCATTTCCGGCGTTGGCCTTGGCTTCACGTTGAAGCACGGCAAGAACGACGCGCTGGCAACGAGCAAGGCCAAGAACTTCAAGCCGATCGCCTATCCCAAACCCGACGGTAAGCTGACGTTTGACCGGCTGACAAATGTGTCATTCTCGGCGACCAATCACGAAGAAGATCAGCCGGTTCACTTGAAGCTTCTCGATCCGACCGTGCCGATTACGGTCAATCTGCCGGAATACGCCGAACCGGCGCAGCGTTATTGCCCTGCCGCCGTTTATGAGGTCGTACAAGGCGATGGCGGCGAGCCGCGTTTCCAGATCAACGCGCAGAATTGCGTCCATTGCAAAACCTGCGACATCAAAGACCCGAGCCAAAATATCAATTGGACGTGCCCCGAAGGTGGCGGCGGGCCAAATTACGCCGGAATGTGA
- a CDS encoding uracil-DNA glycosylase: MTNSYDKDEMLALLDWFQAMGVDAAVGETAHDWLARGDEAPGAGFSWPERDAPEREKAAPTARPAAPSQSARPGTARSAPGLDPSRPRAATPLGASEAETGARRIARAVTSLEGLEAALQAFDGCGLKSTATKLCFYRGAPQSDIMFIGEAPGRDEDLAGKPFVGRAGQLLDKMLAAIGLSEADVHITNIVYWRPPGNRTPTPQEALSCRPFLERQIELVAPKMLVAVGGAAAKEVLGATEGIMRLRGRWREVQVGERKIPAIATLHPAYLLRTPAAKQLAWMDLLQIKSKL, translated from the coding sequence ATGACGAACTCTTACGATAAAGACGAAATGCTGGCGCTGCTCGATTGGTTTCAAGCCATGGGCGTCGATGCGGCCGTTGGCGAAACGGCGCACGATTGGCTGGCGCGCGGAGATGAGGCGCCAGGGGCCGGTTTTTCCTGGCCGGAACGCGACGCGCCGGAGCGCGAAAAAGCCGCGCCGACCGCCCGTCCGGCAGCACCGTCACAATCGGCGCGACCGGGAACCGCGCGAAGTGCGCCGGGGCTCGATCCGAGCCGACCACGCGCCGCGACGCCGCTCGGCGCCAGCGAAGCCGAAACGGGCGCCCGCCGCATCGCGCGCGCCGTCACATCGCTTGAAGGGCTGGAAGCAGCGCTGCAGGCTTTCGACGGCTGCGGCCTCAAATCGACGGCAACGAAGCTGTGCTTCTATCGCGGCGCGCCGCAGTCCGACATTATGTTCATCGGCGAAGCGCCGGGACGAGACGAGGATTTGGCGGGCAAACCGTTTGTCGGCCGCGCGGGGCAACTGCTCGACAAGATGCTTGCCGCAATCGGGCTGTCTGAAGCTGACGTGCACATCACCAATATCGTCTATTGGCGGCCGCCTGGAAACCGCACGCCGACGCCACAGGAAGCGCTGTCCTGCCGGCCTTTTCTCGAACGGCAAATCGAGCTTGTCGCGCCGAAGATGCTGGTCGCCGTGGGCGGCGCGGCGGCGAAGGAAGTGCTTGGCGCAACGGAAGGCATCATGCGGCTTCGAGGCAGATGGCGCGAGGTGCAAGTCGGGGAGCGTAAAATCCCGGCTATCGCCACGTTGCATCCGGCGTATCTACTGCGAACACCTGCCGCCAAGCAGCTCGCGTGGATGGATCTGCTACAAATCAAGTCGAAGCTTTAG
- the moaB gene encoding molybdenum cofactor biosynthesis protein B gives MAGIDAERQFVPIRIAILTMSDSRTLAEDTSGAYLERAIGEAGHELADRKLAKDDKAQIRSIVEGWINDASVDCVITTGGTGFTGRDVTPEAVKPLFEKEIEGFAILFHMLSYQKVGTSTIQSRACGGVARGTYIFCLPGSTGACKDAWEGILKLQLDMRHRPCNFIEILPRLEEHRTSA, from the coding sequence ATGGCCGGCATCGACGCCGAACGCCAATTCGTTCCCATCCGCATCGCAATCCTGACGATGTCGGATTCCCGCACGCTCGCGGAAGATACATCGGGCGCCTATCTCGAGCGCGCCATTGGCGAAGCGGGACACGAACTCGCCGACCGCAAGCTCGCGAAAGATGACAAGGCACAAATCCGCAGCATCGTGGAGGGATGGATCAACGATGCGTCCGTCGATTGCGTCATCACGACTGGCGGGACGGGCTTCACGGGACGGGATGTTACGCCGGAAGCGGTGAAGCCGCTGTTTGAGAAGGAGATCGAAGGGTTCGCGATCCTGTTTCACATGCTGTCGTATCAGAAGGTCGGCACGTCGACGATCCAGTCGCGCGCATGCGGGGGCGTGGCGCGCGGAACCTATATTTTCTGTCTGCCGGGCTCGACGGGCGCATGCAAAGACGCCTGGGAAGGCATCCTCAAGCTCCAGCTCGATATGCGCCACAGGCCGTGCAATTTCATCGAAATCCTGCCACGGCTCGAAGAGCATCGCACATCGGCGTGA
- a CDS encoding TIGR04283 family arsenosugar biosynthesis glycosyltransferase — MISVIIPARNAEHTLPATLSALVPAAVDGLVKQVIVVDGGSTDKTAEVADQAGADIVKSAPGRGGQLAQGAEIARFPWLLFLNADTVLEDGWERSATSFMRRVDFGERSMAAGAFTFRLDDKGLAPRLLELVVQLRCKLLRVPYGDQGLLIPRRLFDDVGGYRNLPIMEDLDLARRIGRRRLTILDANAVTSAERYRRDGYLSRSFRNQICHMLYGAGIPVSMIARLQGKVETGA; from the coding sequence ATGATCTCAGTAATCATTCCCGCTCGGAATGCTGAACATACGTTACCGGCGACGCTGTCTGCCCTGGTTCCGGCGGCAGTGGACGGACTCGTTAAGCAGGTCATCGTCGTCGATGGCGGGTCGACGGACAAGACTGCTGAGGTAGCCGATCAGGCCGGGGCCGATATCGTCAAGAGCGCGCCCGGACGTGGCGGCCAGTTGGCCCAGGGCGCTGAAATCGCCCGCTTTCCTTGGCTCCTTTTTTTGAATGCGGATACCGTCCTGGAAGACGGCTGGGAACGCAGTGCAACGTCGTTCATGCGCCGCGTCGATTTCGGCGAACGGTCGATGGCCGCGGGCGCCTTCACGTTCCGTCTCGATGACAAGGGCCTGGCGCCGCGGCTGCTCGAACTGGTCGTGCAGTTGCGCTGTAAGCTCCTGCGCGTGCCTTATGGCGATCAGGGCTTGCTGATTCCGCGCCGCCTGTTCGATGACGTCGGCGGCTACCGCAATCTGCCGATCATGGAAGATCTGGACTTGGCGCGCCGTATCGGACGCCGGCGCCTCACAATTCTCGATGCCAATGCCGTGACGTCGGCGGAGCGTTATCGGCGCGACGGGTATCTCTCGCGATCGTTCCGCAACCAGATCTGTCATATGCTGTACGGCGCGGGCATTCCGGTCAGCATGATCGCGCGTCTTCAGGGCAAGGTCGAAACCGGCGCTTAA
- a CDS encoding PA0069 family radical SAM protein, which produces MAPDRDHQNPLPAPHAVDSERRRGRGARTNKTGRFEAEVHEAFDDGWESLGDLDAFKTEVIEEAAKSIISHNDSPDVSFESSINPYRGCEHGCIYCYARPSHCYLGHSAGLDFETKLYAKPNAATLLEREFKKPSYRPHTIALGGNTDPYQPIERERRITRSILEVMAQTNHPVGIITKSALVARDIDILAPMAEKNLARVAVSITTLDRRVARAMEPRAATPPKRLETVKKLADAGIPVTVMVAPIIPGLTDHEIEPILEAARDAGACNAGYVLLRLPLEIKDLFREWLAEEFPNRADRVISLLRSMHGGRDYTPDFGVRQVGRGPYATQIALRFRLAKKRLGLGEERVALRTDLFLRPGNGGQQLSLL; this is translated from the coding sequence ATGGCGCCCGACCGAGACCATCAGAACCCCCTCCCCGCCCCTCATGCCGTCGATTCGGAGCGGCGGCGCGGGCGGGGCGCACGGACGAATAAAACCGGCCGGTTCGAAGCCGAGGTCCACGAAGCCTTCGACGACGGCTGGGAAAGCCTCGGCGATCTCGACGCCTTCAAGACCGAGGTGATCGAAGAAGCCGCAAAGTCGATCATCTCCCACAACGACAGCCCGGACGTTTCGTTCGAAAGCTCGATCAATCCGTATCGGGGGTGCGAGCATGGCTGCATTTATTGCTACGCGCGACCAAGCCATTGCTATCTGGGGCATTCGGCGGGCCTCGACTTTGAAACGAAGCTCTATGCTAAGCCGAACGCCGCCACTCTGCTGGAGCGTGAATTCAAGAAGCCGAGCTACCGACCGCACACAATTGCGCTCGGCGGCAACACCGACCCTTATCAGCCCATCGAGCGGGAGCGGCGGATTACGCGCTCGATCCTAGAGGTGATGGCGCAGACAAACCATCCGGTCGGCATCATCACGAAGTCGGCGCTGGTGGCGCGCGACATCGATATCCTGGCGCCGATGGCCGAGAAAAATCTGGCGCGCGTCGCGGTGTCGATCACCACGCTCGACCGCCGCGTAGCGCGGGCGATGGAACCTCGGGCCGCGACGCCGCCGAAGCGTCTCGAAACCGTGAAGAAGCTTGCCGACGCCGGAATACCCGTCACAGTCATGGTCGCTCCGATCATTCCCGGGCTGACCGACCACGAGATCGAACCCATCCTGGAAGCGGCGCGCGATGCCGGTGCTTGCAATGCTGGATATGTGCTTCTGCGCCTGCCGCTCGAAATCAAAGATCTCTTTCGCGAATGGCTGGCGGAAGAATTTCCAAACCGTGCCGACAGAGTGATTTCGCTTTTGCGATCGATGCACGGCGGGCGCGATTACACACCGGACTTCGGAGTGCGCCAGGTCGGGCGCGGACCATATGCGACGCAAATCGCGCTGCGCTTTCGGCTGGCCAAGAAGCGTCTCGGTCTCGGCGAAGAACGAGTTGCCTTGCGAACCGATCTCTTCCTGCGTCCCGGTAACGGTGGACAACAGCTCTCCCTGCTTTGA
- a CDS encoding ribonuclease HII has product MKIADSRIKPTFELEAAEHQLGFRPIAGVDEAGRGPWAGPVVAAAVILDPDKIPANIDDSKALDEESRAYLFNRIMKVAIVGVGIAEVDRIDRDNILAATLWAMAQAIGQLANAPKLVLVDGNKAPRVAMTTRTIIKGDAKCLSIAAASIIAKVTRDRIMVQMSRDYPGYGFERHKGYGTPEHQAAINKLGVSPLHRRSFKPVQLALGLGALV; this is encoded by the coding sequence ATGAAAATCGCCGATTCGCGCATCAAGCCGACGTTCGAACTCGAAGCTGCCGAACATCAGCTCGGGTTTCGGCCGATCGCGGGCGTTGACGAAGCCGGGCGCGGCCCGTGGGCGGGACCGGTCGTTGCGGCGGCCGTCATTCTCGATCCCGATAAAATTCCAGCGAATATCGACGACAGCAAAGCGCTTGATGAAGAGTCCCGCGCCTATCTCTTCAATCGCATCATGAAGGTCGCCATCGTCGGCGTCGGCATCGCGGAGGTCGATCGCATCGATCGCGATAACATTCTTGCCGCGACGCTGTGGGCGATGGCGCAGGCCATCGGGCAACTCGCCAACGCGCCGAAGCTTGTTCTGGTTGACGGCAATAAGGCGCCGCGGGTCGCGATGACGACGCGAACCATCATCAAAGGCGACGCGAAGTGTCTGTCCATTGCGGCGGCTTCGATCATCGCGAAAGTCACACGCGACCGCATCATGGTACAGATGTCGCGCGATTATCCGGGATACGGCTTCGAGCGTCACAAGGGTTACGGCACGCCGGAACATCAGGCTGCCATCAACAAGCTCGGCGTTTCGCCGCTGCACCGGCGCTCATTCAAGCCCGTGCAGCTCGCGCTCGGCCTCGGCGCCCTCGTCTAA
- a CDS encoding site-specific DNA-methyltransferase → MGSRRVKGRSESGKILIGDCIAELKKLESSSVDLIFADPPYNLQLAGDLLRPNNTKVDGVDDQWDKFDDFAAYDSFCRAWLAECRRVLKPDGAIWVIGSYHNIFRLGVAIQDLGFWIQNDVIWRKVNPMPNFRGKRFTNAHETMIWAGRDKKSRVTFNYESLKASNDDVQMRSDWLFPICSGPERLKDDGGRKAHPTQKPEALLHRILIASTKPGDTVLDPFFGTGTTGAVAKRLGRKFIGIERDVDYAKAADERIAKVRPLDLDSIEAIPSKRNEPRIPFGQILELGILEPGRKLFDPRREVRAEVRADGTLFYAGQQASIHRLGAIVQGKSACNGWTFWHYEVEGKLKPIDALRSEAKRQLGLNGRIAI, encoded by the coding sequence ATGGGTTCGCGTCGCGTCAAGGGCCGCTCGGAAAGCGGAAAGATTCTTATTGGTGATTGCATTGCTGAGCTGAAGAAGCTCGAAAGCTCCAGCGTCGATCTCATCTTCGCCGACCCGCCGTATAATTTGCAGCTTGCGGGCGACCTCCTCAGACCGAACAACACAAAAGTCGACGGCGTCGACGATCAGTGGGACAAATTCGACGACTTCGCCGCCTATGATTCCTTTTGCCGCGCCTGGCTTGCCGAATGCCGCCGCGTGCTGAAACCGGATGGCGCGATCTGGGTGATCGGCTCCTATCACAACATCTTTCGCCTCGGCGTCGCGATCCAGGACCTCGGCTTCTGGATTCAGAATGACGTTATCTGGCGCAAAGTGAACCCGATGCCGAACTTCCGCGGCAAACGCTTCACCAACGCGCATGAAACAATGATCTGGGCGGGCCGCGATAAGAAATCGCGCGTGACGTTCAACTACGAAAGTCTGAAAGCATCGAACGATGACGTTCAAATGCGTTCCGATTGGCTGTTTCCGATCTGCTCGGGACCTGAGCGCCTGAAGGACGACGGTGGCCGCAAGGCGCATCCGACGCAAAAGCCAGAAGCGCTACTTCATCGCATTCTGATCGCTTCGACGAAGCCTGGCGATACGGTGCTCGATCCGTTCTTTGGCACAGGCACGACGGGCGCCGTCGCCAAGCGGCTCGGCCGCAAGTTCATCGGCATCGAGCGGGACGTCGATTATGCGAAAGCGGCGGACGAGCGGATCGCGAAGGTTCGGCCGCTCGATCTCGACTCGATCGAAGCGATCCCGTCGAAGCGCAACGAGCCGCGCATTCCGTTCGGGCAGATCCTGGAACTCGGCATTCTCGAACCGGGCCGCAAGCTGTTCGATCCGCGCCGCGAAGTGCGCGCCGAAGTTCGCGCCGACGGCACGCTGTTCTATGCCGGGCAGCAAGCTTCCATTCATCGGCTTGGCGCCATCGTTCAAGGCAAGTCGGCGTGTAACGGCTGGACGTTCTGGCACTACGAGGTCGAAGGAAAACTTAAGCCCATCGACGCACTCCGCTCCGAGGCTAAGCGTCAGCTCGGGTTGAACGGCCGCATCGCGATCTGA